The Cytophagia bacterium CHB2 genome contains a region encoding:
- the obgE gene encoding GTPase ObgE: protein MFVDSAKIYVEAGRGGSGCMSFRREKYVPKGGPDGGDGGHGGDVILEVDKNLRTLLDFQMRKHFRAERGEHGKGANKTGRNGQEIVIRVPPGTVVRNAETSEILVDMVIVGEQFVVARGGRGGWGNARYVTSTHQAPREWEPGELGESMWLMLELKLLADVGLVGMPNAGKSTLLSRISAARPKIADYPFTTLTPNLGVVRYHDSQSFVVADIPGLIEGAHQGRGLGIDFLRHIERTAVLVILIEAVSENMQATYEALLAELQGYDATLLAKPRLVAITKMDLSEDKDIGADFLQSLNYPACRISAVTGEGLPELLDLMWKAVNQTL from the coding sequence ATGTTTGTCGATTCAGCAAAAATATATGTCGAAGCCGGGCGCGGGGGCAGCGGTTGCATGAGTTTTCGGCGCGAGAAGTATGTTCCCAAGGGCGGGCCGGACGGCGGCGACGGCGGGCACGGCGGCGATGTCATACTCGAAGTCGATAAGAATTTGCGTACGCTGCTAGATTTTCAGATGCGCAAACACTTTCGCGCGGAACGCGGTGAGCACGGCAAAGGCGCAAACAAAACCGGACGCAACGGCCAGGAGATAGTTATTCGCGTGCCGCCAGGCACTGTCGTTCGCAATGCGGAAACGAGTGAGATTCTGGTAGATATGGTCATCGTGGGCGAGCAATTCGTCGTTGCACGCGGCGGGCGCGGCGGCTGGGGCAACGCGCGTTACGTCACCTCCACACATCAAGCGCCGCGCGAATGGGAGCCGGGCGAGTTGGGTGAGAGCATGTGGCTCATGCTCGAATTGAAACTGCTTGCCGATGTTGGGTTGGTTGGCATGCCGAACGCGGGCAAATCGACGCTGCTCTCGCGCATTTCCGCAGCGCGCCCCAAAATTGCGGATTATCCGTTTACCACGCTCACCCCGAATTTGGGCGTCGTGCGCTATCACGATTCCCAGAGCTTTGTGGTGGCCGATATTCCCGGGTTAATCGAAGGCGCGCATCAAGGCCGCGGCCTGGGCATTGATTTTTTGCGCCATATCGAGCGCACCGCCGTGCTGGTGATTTTGATCGAAGCCGTTTCCGAAAACATGCAAGCAACCTATGAGGCTTTGCTCGCCGAGTTGCAGGGTTATGATGCCACGCTGCTTGCGAAACCGCGCCTCGTGGCCATCACCAAAATGGATTTGAGCGAGGACAAAGATATTGGCGCGGATTTTTTGCAGAGTCTGAACTATCCGGCCTGCCGGATTTCGGCGGTTACCGGTGAAGGTTTGCCCGAGCTTTTGGATTTGATGTGGAAGGCTGTGAATCAGACGCTATGA
- the dprA gene encoding DNA-protecting protein DprA — MALQRAELEALVALLQVPGIGSARVRALVSHFKSVHAVAAAPLAALCEAPGIDRTLAHAIKTSEAREFARRQLDLAQQRGCELITFWDDDYPALLKKINDPPVLLYLKGALQAADQNAIAVVGTRAPTQYGKMVTEKIAADLVAHGITIVSGLARGVDTAAHHAVVRSGGRTLAVLGSGLDVVYPAENRKLLEDIARNGAVISEFPLGAKPDAMNFPRRNRIISGLSLGVIVIEAGRESGALITANFALDQDREVFAVPGSIFSPKSAGPHQLLKEGAKLIQCADDILEELNNQLELFSPRHIAPEVPLTLDEKSRSVYDLISHEPFHIDALSKKAMLPGPQLMAILLDLELQGIIKQLPGKFFVRS; from the coding sequence GTGGCTTTGCAGCGAGCAGAACTTGAAGCGTTGGTTGCGCTTTTGCAAGTGCCGGGCATCGGCTCGGCGCGTGTGCGCGCATTGGTGAGTCATTTCAAATCCGTGCATGCCGTTGCCGCCGCGCCGTTGGCGGCATTGTGCGAGGCGCCCGGCATCGACCGAACGCTGGCGCACGCGATCAAAACGTCTGAAGCGCGTGAATTTGCCCGCCGTCAGCTTGATCTTGCGCAGCAGCGCGGCTGCGAGTTGATCACGTTTTGGGATGACGATTATCCCGCCCTGCTCAAAAAGATCAATGATCCGCCGGTTTTACTTTACCTAAAAGGCGCTTTGCAGGCCGCCGATCAAAACGCCATTGCCGTCGTTGGCACACGCGCGCCAACGCAATACGGCAAAATGGTGACTGAAAAAATCGCAGCGGATCTCGTGGCGCATGGCATCACGATCGTGAGCGGGTTGGCGCGCGGCGTTGACACGGCGGCGCATCATGCGGTTGTGCGCAGCGGCGGCCGCACGCTGGCGGTGTTAGGCTCGGGATTGGATGTGGTCTACCCCGCAGAAAACCGCAAACTGCTGGAGGACATTGCGCGCAACGGCGCGGTGATATCCGAGTTTCCTCTTGGCGCCAAACCGGATGCCATGAATTTTCCGCGCCGGAACCGCATCATCAGCGGATTGTCGCTGGGCGTCATTGTCATCGAAGCGGGCCGCGAGAGCGGAGCGTTAATCACCGCCAACTTTGCGCTCGATCAAGATCGTGAAGTGTTTGCCGTTCCGGGCAGCATCTTCAGTCCGAAAAGCGCAGGCCCGCACCAACTTTTGAAAGAAGGGGCAAAGCTGATTCAATGCGCTGATGATATTCTAGAAGAACTCAACAACCAGTTGGAACTTTTTTCACCCCGGCATATTGCGCCCGAGGTGCCGCTGACTTTGGACGAGAAAAGCCGCAGCGTTTATGATTTGATTTCGCATGAACCGTTTCACATCGACGCTTTATCAAAAAAAGCAATGTTGCCGGGGCCGCAGTTAATGGCCATTTTGCTGGATTTGGAATTGCAGGGCATCATCAAACAATTGCCCGGAAAATTTTTTGTGCGAAGCTGA
- a CDS encoding GNAT family N-acetyltransferase produces the protein MLEKNLPPDKLETTVTYLEMLAPPARLAARKPAPENTLIMRAVKPPVSFYRYLYNTVGAGWNWVARRKLSDEALAALVQHPHIEIYVLYAGGVPGGYAELDFQHWPEVELVYFGLMPEFIGKGLGFHLIDEMIELVWQRQAKRFWLHTCTLDHPGALRFYQKAGFTPYKEETEVVDKLDS, from the coding sequence ATGCTTGAAAAGAATTTGCCGCCCGACAAGCTGGAAACCACTGTCACCTATCTCGAAATGCTGGCGCCGCCGGCGAGATTGGCGGCGCGCAAACCGGCGCCGGAGAATACTCTCATCATGCGCGCTGTGAAACCGCCGGTTTCATTTTATCGGTATCTTTACAATACGGTCGGCGCTGGGTGGAATTGGGTTGCACGCCGCAAACTCAGCGATGAAGCCCTGGCCGCCCTTGTGCAACATCCGCACATCGAGATTTATGTGCTTTACGCCGGCGGCGTGCCCGGCGGTTATGCCGAGCTTGATTTTCAGCACTGGCCTGAAGTCGAGCTTGTCTATTTTGGGTTGATGCCGGAATTCATCGGCAAAGGGTTGGGTTTCCATTTGATTGACGAAATGATCGAACTCGTCTGGCAGCGCCAGGCAAAACGCTTTTGGCTGCACACATGCACGCTTGACCATCCCGGCGCGCTGCGTTTTTATCAAAAGGCCGGTTTTACGCCTTACAAAGAGGAAACAGAAGTGGTCGACAAGCTTGACTCTTAA
- a CDS encoding sodium:proton antiporter produces the protein MTTGKAPRQLHEIKLLPLKKKSFFSVAIKRLQYAGLAVFLACAVFPVAAASGKSQALEAAPVVRLNAATEESAPGEPGDLGASLPLWSGFPFAGILLSIALFPLLAPHFWHHHYGKVTAVWALVFALPFVLQYGGVAAHEILHIYFKDYIPFIILLWALYTVAGGILLEGAPAGTPAANTGMLAIGIIIASWVGTTGASMLLIRPMLRMNKERKSNVHVFVFFIFLVSNLGGSLTPLGDPPLFLGFLHGVPFFWTMTLFPEMFAVSAIVLSLFFICDTVLYKREGPKSHRKTSATMRLRGLHNLIFLAGVIGGVLFSGLVKLGEFNIFGVHLATQDVLRDLFLVLMGWLSLKFTAREIREGNGFTWGPIQEVAILFAGIFMTIIPMLAMLRAGSAGALSFIIDAVREPWHYFWASGSLSSFLDNAPTYLTFLSTALGQFYPGKSELESVHMLIAENEIYLKAISCGAVFMGANTYIGNAPNFMVKSIAEENGIKMPSFFGYMFYSLVILIPTFVLITLMFF, from the coding sequence ATGACAACTGGTAAGGCGCCGCGCCAACTGCATGAAATCAAGCTCCTCCCCCTCAAAAAAAAATCTTTCTTCTCCGTCGCGATCAAGCGCTTGCAATACGCTGGCCTCGCCGTGTTTCTCGCGTGCGCGGTGTTTCCCGTTGCCGCCGCTTCCGGGAAAAGTCAAGCGCTGGAGGCTGCGCCTGTTGTCAGGCTGAATGCTGCGACAGAAGAATCCGCTCCCGGTGAACCTGGCGATCTCGGCGCTTCGCTGCCGCTGTGGAGCGGTTTTCCGTTCGCAGGCATTTTGTTATCCATCGCGCTGTTCCCTTTGCTCGCGCCACATTTTTGGCATCATCATTACGGCAAAGTGACGGCCGTGTGGGCGCTGGTGTTTGCGCTGCCCTTTGTGCTGCAGTATGGCGGCGTTGCCGCGCACGAAATTCTTCACATTTATTTTAAGGACTATATTCCTTTCATCATTTTGCTCTGGGCACTTTACACCGTGGCCGGCGGCATTTTGCTGGAAGGCGCGCCTGCTGGCACACCGGCGGCGAACACAGGCATGCTCGCCATTGGCATTATCATCGCGTCGTGGGTCGGCACTACCGGCGCCTCGATGTTGCTGATTCGTCCGATGCTGCGCATGAACAAGGAACGCAAAAGCAACGTTCACGTGTTCGTGTTTTTTATTTTCCTGGTGAGCAATCTCGGCGGCTCGCTCACGCCGCTCGGCGATCCGCCGCTGTTTCTCGGCTTTCTGCACGGAGTGCCGTTTTTCTGGACGATGACCTTGTTTCCGGAAATGTTTGCCGTCTCGGCGATCGTGCTCAGCCTGTTTTTTATCTGTGATACTGTTTTATACAAACGCGAGGGGCCAAAATCGCACCGCAAAACCTCCGCGACCATGCGCCTGCGCGGCTTGCATAATTTGATCTTTCTCGCCGGCGTCATCGGCGGCGTGCTGTTCAGCGGTTTGGTCAAGTTGGGAGAATTCAACATATTCGGGGTGCATCTCGCTACGCAAGACGTGCTGCGCGATCTCTTTCTCGTTTTGATGGGCTGGTTGAGCCTGAAATTCACCGCCAGGGAAATTCGCGAGGGCAATGGTTTCACTTGGGGGCCGATTCAGGAGGTGGCGATTTTGTTCGCCGGCATTTTCATGACGATCATTCCGATGCTGGCGATGCTGCGCGCGGGCAGTGCCGGCGCGCTTTCATTCATCATTGATGCGGTGCGTGAGCCGTGGCATTACTTCTGGGCCAGCGGCAGCTTGTCAAGCTTTCTCGATAATGCGCCCACCTATCTCACGTTTTTGAGCACCGCGCTGGGGCAATTTTATCCCGGAAAATCCGAGTTGGAATCGGTGCACATGTTGATTGCCGAAAATGAAATTTATCTCAAGGCGATCTCCTGCGGCGCCGTGTTCATGGGCGCGAACACCTACATCGGCAACGCGCCGAACTTCATGGTGAAATCCATCGCCGAAGAGAACGGCATCAAGATGCCGAGCTTTTTCGGATACATGTTTTATTCGCTGGTCATTTTGATCCCGACTTTTGTGTTGATAACGTTGATGTTCTTTTGA